One region of Tamandua tetradactyla isolate mTamTet1 chromosome 6, mTamTet1.pri, whole genome shotgun sequence genomic DNA includes:
- the PLCD3 gene encoding 1-phosphatidylinositol 4,5-bisphosphate phosphodiesterase delta-3 isoform X1, with amino-acid sequence MLCGWRSSRRRPEEPRVSTQVAASVALSSPPAPPDGCTQRPGLRALKKMGLTEDEDVRAMLRGSRFCKIRSRTWQKERLYRLQEDGMSVWFQRRFPHAPSRHIFFVQHIEAVREGHQSEGLRRFGGAFAPACCFTIAFQGRRKNLDLAAPTAEEAQRWVRGLAKLRARIDAMNQRERLDHWIHSYLHRADSDRDSKMSFKEIKSLLRMVNVDMNDMYAYRLFKECDHSNNERLEEAEIEEFLRRLLKRPELEEIFHRYSGEDRVLSASELLEFLEDQAEEGATLARAQQLIQTYELNETAKQHELMTLDGFMMYLLSPEGAALDPTHTCVFQDMGQPLAHYFISSSHNTYLTDLQIRGPSSTEAYVRAFAQGCRCVELDCWEGPGGEPVIYHGHTLTSKILFRDVVQAVRDHAFTLSPYPVILSLENHCGLEQQATMAHHLRTILGDMLVTQALDSQTPEKLPSPEQLKGRVLVKGKKDLGEDEGEEEEEEEEVEAAERPRAKQISPELSALAVYCCATRLRTLRPTLPQPYQLSSLSERKAKKLIREAGNSFIRHNARQLTRVYPLGLRMNSANYSPQEMWNAGCQLVALNFQTPGYEMDLNAGRFLVNGQCGYILKPACLRQPDTTFDPQCPGPPRTSLTIQVLTAQQLPKLNAEKPNSIVDPLVRVEIHGVPADCARKETGYVLNNGFNPHWGQTLQFQLRAPELVLVRFVVEDYDTTSPNDFVGQFTLPLNSLKQGYRHIHLLSKDGASLSPASLFVHIRIECS; translated from the exons ATGCTGTGCGGTTGGAGGAGCAGCCGCCGCCGGCCGGAGGAGCCCCGGGTGTCGACCCAGGTCGCGGCGTCAGTCGCGCTGTCGTCTCCGCCGGCGCCCCCAGACGGCTGTACCCAGAGGCCCGGGCTGCGGGCGTTGAAGAAGATGG GCCTGACGGAGGACGAGGACGTGCGCGCCATGCTGCGGGGCTCCCGGTTCTGCAAGATCCGCTCGCGGACTTGGCAGAAGGAGCGTCTGTACCGGCTGCAGGAGGACGGCATGAGCGTGTGGTTCCAGCGGCGCTTCCCGCACGCGCCATCGCGGCACATCT TCTTCGTGCAGCACATCGAGGCCGTCCGCGAGGGCCACCAGTCCGAGGGCCTGCGGCGCTTCGGCGGCGCCTTCGCGCCCGCGTGTTGTTTCACCATCGCCTTCCAGGGCCGCCGCAAGAACCTGGACCTGGCAGCACCCACCGCCGAGGAGGCGCAGCGCTGGGTGCGCGGCCTGGCCAAGCTGCGTGCCCGCATCGACGCCATGAACCAGCGCGAGCGGCTCGACCA CTGGATCCACTCCTACCTACACCGGGCGGACTCGGACCGGGACAGTAAGATGAGCTTCAAGGAGATCAAGAGCCTGCTGCGAATGGTCAATGTGGACATGAATGACATGTACGCCTACCGCCTCTTCAAG GAGTGTGACCACTCCAACAACGAGCGGCTGGAGGAGGCTGAGATTGAGGAGTTCCTGCGGCGGCTGCTGAAACGCCCGGAGTTGGAGGAGATCTTCCATCGGTACTCGGGCGAGGACCGCGTGCTGAGTGCCTCTGAGCTGCTGGAGTTCCTGGAAGACCAGGCTGAGGAGGGCGCCACACTGGCCCGTGCCCAGCAGCTCATCCAGACCTATGAACTCAATGAGACAG CCAAGCAGCACGAGCTGATGACGCTGGATGGCTTCATGATGTACCTGTTGTCCCCCGAGGGGGCCGCCCTGGACCCAACCCACACCTGTGTGTTCCAGGACATGGGCCAGCCCCTTGCCCACTACTTCATCTCCTCCTCCCACAACACCTATCTGACTGACTTGCAGATCAGGGGGCCCAGCAGCACTGAGGCCTACGTTAG GGCCTTTGCTCAGGGGTGCCGCTGTGTGGAGCTGGACTGCTGGGAGGGGCCGGGAGGGGAGCCTGTCATCTACCACGGCCACACGCTCACCTCCAAGATCCTCTTCCGAGATGTGGTCCAAGCCGTGCGTGACCACGCCTTCACG TTGTCCCCATACCCCGTCATCCTATCCCTCGAGAACCACTGCGGGCTGGAGCAGCAGGCTACCATGGCCCACCACCTCCGCACCATTCTAGGAGACATGCTGGTGACACAAGCGCTGGACTCCCAGACCCCGGAGAAGCTTCCATCCCCAGAG CAGCTGAAGGGCCGGGTCCTGGtgaaggggaagaaggacctgggGGAGGAcgagggggaagaggaggaggaagaagaagaggtggAGGCTGCCGAGAGGCCGCGG GCCAAGCAGATCTCCCCGGAGCTGTCGGCCCTGGCTGTGTACTGCTGTGCCACCCGCCTGCGGACCCTGCGCCCTACCCTGCCCCAGCCCTACCAGCTCAGCTCCCTCAGTGAGCGCAAGGCTAAGAAGCTCATCCGCGAGGCAG GGAACAGCTTCATCAGGCACAATGCTCGCCAGCTGACCCGCGTTTATCCGCTGGGGCTGCGGATGAACTCGGCCAACTACAGCCCCCAGGAGATGTGGAACGCGGGCTGTCAGCTGG TGGCTCTGAACTTCCAGACACCGGGCTACGAGATGGACCTCAATGCTGGGCGTTTCCTTGTAAACGGGCAGTGTGGCTACATCTTGAAACCTGCCTGCCTGCGGCAACCCGACACCACCTTTGACCCTCAGTGTCCTGGACCCCCTAGGACCAGTCTCACCATCCAG GTGCTGACTGCACAGCAGCTGCCCAAGCTGAATGCAGAGAAGCCAAATTCCATCGTGGACCCCCTGGTGCGTGTTGAGATCCATGGGGTGCCTGCAGACTGTGCACGGAAGGAGACTGGCTATGTGCTCAACAACG GCTTCAATCCCCACTGGGGACAGACCCTGCAGTTCCAGCTGAGGGCTCCGGAGCTGGTGCTGGTCCGGTTTGTGGTAGAAGATTATGACACCACCTCCCCCAATGACTTTGTAGGCCAGTTTACACTGCCTCTGAACAGCCTGAAACAAG GGTACCGCCACATCCATCTGCTCTCCAAGGATGGGGCCTCACTCTCACCAGCCTCACTCTTCGTCCACATCCGAATCGAGTGCTCCTGA
- the PLCD3 gene encoding 1-phosphatidylinositol 4,5-bisphosphate phosphodiesterase delta-3 isoform X3, which yields MLRGSRFCKIRSRTWQKERLYRLQEDGMSVWFQRRFPHAPSRHIFFVQHIEAVREGHQSEGLRRFGGAFAPACCFTIAFQGRRKNLDLAAPTAEEAQRWVRGLAKLRARIDAMNQRERLDHWIHSYLHRADSDRDSKMSFKEIKSLLRMVNVDMNDMYAYRLFKECDHSNNERLEEAEIEEFLRRLLKRPELEEIFHRYSGEDRVLSASELLEFLEDQAEEGATLARAQQLIQTYELNETAKQHELMTLDGFMMYLLSPEGAALDPTHTCVFQDMGQPLAHYFISSSHNTYLTDLQIRGPSSTEAYVRAFAQGCRCVELDCWEGPGGEPVIYHGHTLTSKILFRDVVQAVRDHAFTLSPYPVILSLENHCGLEQQATMAHHLRTILGDMLVTQALDSQTPEKLPSPEQLKGRVLVKGKKDLGEDEGEEEEEEEEVEAAERPRAKQISPELSALAVYCCATRLRTLRPTLPQPYQLSSLSERKAKKLIREAGNSFIRHNARQLTRVYPLGLRMNSANYSPQEMWNAGCQLVALNFQTPGYEMDLNAGRFLVNGQCGYILKPACLRQPDTTFDPQCPGPPRTSLTIQVLTAQQLPKLNAEKPNSIVDPLVRVEIHGVPADCARKETGYVLNNGFNPHWGQTLQFQLRAPELVLVRFVVEDYDTTSPNDFVGQFTLPLNSLKQGYRHIHLLSKDGASLSPASLFVHIRIECS from the exons ATGCTGCGGGGCTCCCGGTTCTGCAAGATCCGCTCGCGGACTTGGCAGAAGGAGCGTCTGTACCGGCTGCAGGAGGACGGCATGAGCGTGTGGTTCCAGCGGCGCTTCCCGCACGCGCCATCGCGGCACATCT TCTTCGTGCAGCACATCGAGGCCGTCCGCGAGGGCCACCAGTCCGAGGGCCTGCGGCGCTTCGGCGGCGCCTTCGCGCCCGCGTGTTGTTTCACCATCGCCTTCCAGGGCCGCCGCAAGAACCTGGACCTGGCAGCACCCACCGCCGAGGAGGCGCAGCGCTGGGTGCGCGGCCTGGCCAAGCTGCGTGCCCGCATCGACGCCATGAACCAGCGCGAGCGGCTCGACCA CTGGATCCACTCCTACCTACACCGGGCGGACTCGGACCGGGACAGTAAGATGAGCTTCAAGGAGATCAAGAGCCTGCTGCGAATGGTCAATGTGGACATGAATGACATGTACGCCTACCGCCTCTTCAAG GAGTGTGACCACTCCAACAACGAGCGGCTGGAGGAGGCTGAGATTGAGGAGTTCCTGCGGCGGCTGCTGAAACGCCCGGAGTTGGAGGAGATCTTCCATCGGTACTCGGGCGAGGACCGCGTGCTGAGTGCCTCTGAGCTGCTGGAGTTCCTGGAAGACCAGGCTGAGGAGGGCGCCACACTGGCCCGTGCCCAGCAGCTCATCCAGACCTATGAACTCAATGAGACAG CCAAGCAGCACGAGCTGATGACGCTGGATGGCTTCATGATGTACCTGTTGTCCCCCGAGGGGGCCGCCCTGGACCCAACCCACACCTGTGTGTTCCAGGACATGGGCCAGCCCCTTGCCCACTACTTCATCTCCTCCTCCCACAACACCTATCTGACTGACTTGCAGATCAGGGGGCCCAGCAGCACTGAGGCCTACGTTAG GGCCTTTGCTCAGGGGTGCCGCTGTGTGGAGCTGGACTGCTGGGAGGGGCCGGGAGGGGAGCCTGTCATCTACCACGGCCACACGCTCACCTCCAAGATCCTCTTCCGAGATGTGGTCCAAGCCGTGCGTGACCACGCCTTCACG TTGTCCCCATACCCCGTCATCCTATCCCTCGAGAACCACTGCGGGCTGGAGCAGCAGGCTACCATGGCCCACCACCTCCGCACCATTCTAGGAGACATGCTGGTGACACAAGCGCTGGACTCCCAGACCCCGGAGAAGCTTCCATCCCCAGAG CAGCTGAAGGGCCGGGTCCTGGtgaaggggaagaaggacctgggGGAGGAcgagggggaagaggaggaggaagaagaagaggtggAGGCTGCCGAGAGGCCGCGG GCCAAGCAGATCTCCCCGGAGCTGTCGGCCCTGGCTGTGTACTGCTGTGCCACCCGCCTGCGGACCCTGCGCCCTACCCTGCCCCAGCCCTACCAGCTCAGCTCCCTCAGTGAGCGCAAGGCTAAGAAGCTCATCCGCGAGGCAG GGAACAGCTTCATCAGGCACAATGCTCGCCAGCTGACCCGCGTTTATCCGCTGGGGCTGCGGATGAACTCGGCCAACTACAGCCCCCAGGAGATGTGGAACGCGGGCTGTCAGCTGG TGGCTCTGAACTTCCAGACACCGGGCTACGAGATGGACCTCAATGCTGGGCGTTTCCTTGTAAACGGGCAGTGTGGCTACATCTTGAAACCTGCCTGCCTGCGGCAACCCGACACCACCTTTGACCCTCAGTGTCCTGGACCCCCTAGGACCAGTCTCACCATCCAG GTGCTGACTGCACAGCAGCTGCCCAAGCTGAATGCAGAGAAGCCAAATTCCATCGTGGACCCCCTGGTGCGTGTTGAGATCCATGGGGTGCCTGCAGACTGTGCACGGAAGGAGACTGGCTATGTGCTCAACAACG GCTTCAATCCCCACTGGGGACAGACCCTGCAGTTCCAGCTGAGGGCTCCGGAGCTGGTGCTGGTCCGGTTTGTGGTAGAAGATTATGACACCACCTCCCCCAATGACTTTGTAGGCCAGTTTACACTGCCTCTGAACAGCCTGAAACAAG GGTACCGCCACATCCATCTGCTCTCCAAGGATGGGGCCTCACTCTCACCAGCCTCACTCTTCGTCCACATCCGAATCGAGTGCTCCTGA
- the HEXIM1 gene encoding protein HEXIM1: MAEPLLSEYQHQPQTSNCTSAAVVHEERNPEHPPGTEERVPEEDSRWQSRASPQLGGLPGQEGEGNLEPQPPPLQTQACPEADEKGQNGDDLPAAGEEPRPEAGPLAQSCNDSEANRLGAPAAKGQESWGQQQRQLGKKRHRRRSSKKKRRWKPYYKLTWEEKKKFDEKQSQRASRMRAEMFAKGQPVAPYNTTQFLMDDHDQEEPDLKTGLYPRRAAAKSDTSDEDFMEEAGEEDGGSDGMGGDGSEFLQRDFSETYERYHAESLQNMSKQELIKEYLELEKCLSRMEDENNRLRLESKRLGSDDARVRELELELDRLRAENLQLLTENELHRQQERAPLPKFGD; the protein is encoded by the coding sequence ATGGCCGAGCCACTTCTATCAGAATATCAGCACCAGCCTCAAACTAGCAACTGTACAAGTGCTGCTGTCGTCCATGAAGAGCGGAACCCCGAGCACCCCCCAGGCACGGAGGAGCGCGTGCCCGAGGAGGACAGTAGGTGGCAATCAAGAGCGTCTCCTCAGTTGGGTGGCCTTCCGGggcaggagggagaagggaaCCTAGAGCCCCAGCCGCCTCCCCTGCAGACCCAGGCCTGCCCAGAAGCGGACGAAAAGGGCCAGAACGGGGACGACTTGCCGGCGGCAGGAGAGGAGCCGAGGCCCGAGGCCGGGCCGCTCGCCCAGTCGTGTAATGATTCCGAGGCCAACAGGTTGGGGGCTCCTGCCGCCAAGGGCCAGGAGTCGTGGGGACAGCAGCAGAGACAGCTGGGCAAGAAAAGGCATAGGAGACGCTCCTCTAAGAAGAAGAGGCGTTGGAAACCGTACTATAAGCTGAcctgggaagagaaaaaaaagttcgACGAGAAACAGAGCCAACGAGCTTCAAGGATGCGAGCCGAGATGTTCGCCAAGGGCCAGCCGGTCGCGCCCTACAACACCACGCAGTTTCTCATGGATGATCACGACCAGGAGGAGCCGGATCTCAAAACCGGCCTTTACCCCAGGCGGGCCGCCGCTAAATCCGACACCAGCGATGAGGACTTTATGGAGGAAGCGGGTGAGGAGGACGGGGGTAGTGACGGGATGGGAGGGGACGGCAGCGAGTTTCTACAGCGGGACTTCTCGGAGACTTATGAGAGGTACCACGCGGAGAGCCTGCAGAACATGAGTAAGCAAGAGCTCATCAAGGAGTACCTGGAGTTGGAGAAGTGCCTCTCGCGCATGGAGGATGAGAACAACCGGCTGCGGCTGGAAAGTAAGCGGCTGGGTAGCGACGACGCGCGGGTGCgggagctggagctggagctggacCGGCTGCGCGCCGAGAACCTCCAGCTCTTGACCGAGAATGAACTGCATCGGCAGCAGGAGCGAGCGCCGCTTCCCAAGTTTGGAGACTAG
- the ACBD4 gene encoding acyl-CoA-binding domain-containing protein 4 isoform X2, whose amino-acid sequence MGTKNEGPEPECQKQFQAAVSVIQNLPKNGSYRPSYEEMLRFYSFYKQATMGPCLVPRPGFWDPIGRYKWDAWNSLGKMSREEAMSAYIAEMKVVAQKVIDTVPLGEVAEDMFDYFEPLYQVIPDMPRPPETFLRRVTGRKEQILNRDVGANPEPSCLPKEPALPSSESQLPRDLDSEVFCDSLEQLEPELVWAEQRGAPGGEPDTRNSPVPAREKEGLGGSLLLGPQELDMWLVGTVRALQENMRNVQGRLQSLESMPCPPQQQRTPREARPWPLRLSPPMMLFFLLWPFVVQLLFRQFRTQKR is encoded by the exons ATGGGCACCAAGAATGAAGGCCCTGAGCCGGAGTGCCAGAAACAATTCCAGGCTGCCGTCAGCGTCATTCAGAACCTGCCCAAGAATG GCTCTTACCGCCCCTCCTACGAAGAGATGCTACGATTCTACAGCTTCTACAAGCAGGCAACCATGGGACCCTGTTTGGTCCCTCGGCCTGGATTCTGGGACCCCATTGGGCGCTATAAGTG GGATGCCTGGAACAGTCTGGGCAAGATGAGCAGAGAGGAGGCCATGTCCGCATATATTGCTGAGATGAAGGTGGTGGCACAGAAG GTGATCGACACAGTACCCCTGGGCGAAGTGGCAGAGGACATGTTTGATTATTTTGAGCCTCTGTATCAGGTGATCCCTGACATGCCGAGGCCCCCGGAAACCTTCCTGAGAAGGGTCACAG GTCGGAAAGAACAGATACTGAATAGGGATGTTGGGGCTAACCCAGAGCCTTCCTGCCTCCCCAAGGAACCTGCACTCCCAAGCTCAG AGTCCCAGCTGCCCAGGGACTTGGACTCTGAGGTTTTCTGTGATTCCCTggagcagttggagcctgagcTG GTTTGGGCAGAGCAGAGGGGAGCACCTGGAGGAGAGCCTGATACCAGAAACAGCCCCGTGCCTGCTAGAGAGAAAG AGGGGTTGGGGGGCAGCCTGCTGCTGGGTCCCCAGGAATTGGACATGTGGCTGGTGGGGACAGTTCGGGCGCTCCAAGAAAACATGAGGAATGTCCAGGGCAGGCTGCAGAGCCTGGAAAGCATGCCTTGCCCCCCCCAGCAG CAGAGGACCCCACGTGAGGCCCGGCCTTGGCCCCTCAGGCTCTCGCCTCCCATGATGCTCTTCTTCCTTCTGTGGCCCTTTGTTGTCCAGTTGCTCTTCAGACAGTTTCGGACCCAAAAGAGGTGA
- the ACBD4 gene encoding acyl-CoA-binding domain-containing protein 4 isoform X3: MGTKNEGPEPECQKQFQAAVSVIQNLPKNGSYRPSYEEMLRFYSFYKQATMGPCLVPRPGFWDPIGRYKWDAWNSLGKMSREEAMSAYIAEMKVVAQKVIDTVPLGEVAEDMFDYFEPLYQVIPDMPRPPETFLRRVTGRKEQILNRDVGANPEPSCLPKEPALPSSESQLPRDLDSEVFCDSLEQLEPELVWAEQRGAPGGEPDTRNSPVPAREKEGLGGSLLLGPQELDMWLVGTVRALQENMRNVQGRLQSLESMPCPPQQRTPREARPWPLRLSPPMMLFFLLWPFVVQLLFRQFRTQKR; encoded by the exons ATGGGCACCAAGAATGAAGGCCCTGAGCCGGAGTGCCAGAAACAATTCCAGGCTGCCGTCAGCGTCATTCAGAACCTGCCCAAGAATG GCTCTTACCGCCCCTCCTACGAAGAGATGCTACGATTCTACAGCTTCTACAAGCAGGCAACCATGGGACCCTGTTTGGTCCCTCGGCCTGGATTCTGGGACCCCATTGGGCGCTATAAGTG GGATGCCTGGAACAGTCTGGGCAAGATGAGCAGAGAGGAGGCCATGTCCGCATATATTGCTGAGATGAAGGTGGTGGCACAGAAG GTGATCGACACAGTACCCCTGGGCGAAGTGGCAGAGGACATGTTTGATTATTTTGAGCCTCTGTATCAGGTGATCCCTGACATGCCGAGGCCCCCGGAAACCTTCCTGAGAAGGGTCACAG GTCGGAAAGAACAGATACTGAATAGGGATGTTGGGGCTAACCCAGAGCCTTCCTGCCTCCCCAAGGAACCTGCACTCCCAAGCTCAG AGTCCCAGCTGCCCAGGGACTTGGACTCTGAGGTTTTCTGTGATTCCCTggagcagttggagcctgagcTG GTTTGGGCAGAGCAGAGGGGAGCACCTGGAGGAGAGCCTGATACCAGAAACAGCCCCGTGCCTGCTAGAGAGAAAG AGGGGTTGGGGGGCAGCCTGCTGCTGGGTCCCCAGGAATTGGACATGTGGCTGGTGGGGACAGTTCGGGCGCTCCAAGAAAACATGAGGAATGTCCAGGGCAGGCTGCAGAGCCTGGAAAGCATGCCTTGCCCCCCCCAGCAG AGGACCCCACGTGAGGCCCGGCCTTGGCCCCTCAGGCTCTCGCCTCCCATGATGCTCTTCTTCCTTCTGTGGCCCTTTGTTGTCCAGTTGCTCTTCAGACAGTTTCGGACCCAAAAGAGGTGA
- the ACBD4 gene encoding acyl-CoA-binding domain-containing protein 4 isoform X1, translating into MGTKNEGPEPECQKQFQAAVSVIQNLPKNGSYRPSYEEMLRFYSFYKQATMGPCLVPRPGFWDPIGRYKWDAWNSLGKMSREEAMSAYIAEMKVVAQKVIDTVPLGEVAEDMFDYFEPLYQVIPDMPRPPETFLRRVTGRKEQILNRDVGANPEPSCLPKEPALPSSESQLPRDLDSEVFCDSLEQLEPELQVWAEQRGAPGGEPDTRNSPVPAREKEGLGGSLLLGPQELDMWLVGTVRALQENMRNVQGRLQSLESMPCPPQQQRTPREARPWPLRLSPPMMLFFLLWPFVVQLLFRQFRTQKR; encoded by the exons ATGGGCACCAAGAATGAAGGCCCTGAGCCGGAGTGCCAGAAACAATTCCAGGCTGCCGTCAGCGTCATTCAGAACCTGCCCAAGAATG GCTCTTACCGCCCCTCCTACGAAGAGATGCTACGATTCTACAGCTTCTACAAGCAGGCAACCATGGGACCCTGTTTGGTCCCTCGGCCTGGATTCTGGGACCCCATTGGGCGCTATAAGTG GGATGCCTGGAACAGTCTGGGCAAGATGAGCAGAGAGGAGGCCATGTCCGCATATATTGCTGAGATGAAGGTGGTGGCACAGAAG GTGATCGACACAGTACCCCTGGGCGAAGTGGCAGAGGACATGTTTGATTATTTTGAGCCTCTGTATCAGGTGATCCCTGACATGCCGAGGCCCCCGGAAACCTTCCTGAGAAGGGTCACAG GTCGGAAAGAACAGATACTGAATAGGGATGTTGGGGCTAACCCAGAGCCTTCCTGCCTCCCCAAGGAACCTGCACTCCCAAGCTCAG AGTCCCAGCTGCCCAGGGACTTGGACTCTGAGGTTTTCTGTGATTCCCTggagcagttggagcctgagcTG CAGGTTTGGGCAGAGCAGAGGGGAGCACCTGGAGGAGAGCCTGATACCAGAAACAGCCCCGTGCCTGCTAGAGAGAAAG AGGGGTTGGGGGGCAGCCTGCTGCTGGGTCCCCAGGAATTGGACATGTGGCTGGTGGGGACAGTTCGGGCGCTCCAAGAAAACATGAGGAATGTCCAGGGCAGGCTGCAGAGCCTGGAAAGCATGCCTTGCCCCCCCCAGCAG CAGAGGACCCCACGTGAGGCCCGGCCTTGGCCCCTCAGGCTCTCGCCTCCCATGATGCTCTTCTTCCTTCTGTGGCCCTTTGTTGTCCAGTTGCTCTTCAGACAGTTTCGGACCCAAAAGAGGTGA
- the PLCD3 gene encoding 1-phosphatidylinositol 4,5-bisphosphate phosphodiesterase delta-3 isoform X2: MASPGCLLQGLTEDEDVRAMLRGSRFCKIRSRTWQKERLYRLQEDGMSVWFQRRFPHAPSRHIFFVQHIEAVREGHQSEGLRRFGGAFAPACCFTIAFQGRRKNLDLAAPTAEEAQRWVRGLAKLRARIDAMNQRERLDHWIHSYLHRADSDRDSKMSFKEIKSLLRMVNVDMNDMYAYRLFKECDHSNNERLEEAEIEEFLRRLLKRPELEEIFHRYSGEDRVLSASELLEFLEDQAEEGATLARAQQLIQTYELNETAKQHELMTLDGFMMYLLSPEGAALDPTHTCVFQDMGQPLAHYFISSSHNTYLTDLQIRGPSSTEAYVRAFAQGCRCVELDCWEGPGGEPVIYHGHTLTSKILFRDVVQAVRDHAFTLSPYPVILSLENHCGLEQQATMAHHLRTILGDMLVTQALDSQTPEKLPSPEQLKGRVLVKGKKDLGEDEGEEEEEEEEVEAAERPRAKQISPELSALAVYCCATRLRTLRPTLPQPYQLSSLSERKAKKLIREAGNSFIRHNARQLTRVYPLGLRMNSANYSPQEMWNAGCQLVALNFQTPGYEMDLNAGRFLVNGQCGYILKPACLRQPDTTFDPQCPGPPRTSLTIQVLTAQQLPKLNAEKPNSIVDPLVRVEIHGVPADCARKETGYVLNNGFNPHWGQTLQFQLRAPELVLVRFVVEDYDTTSPNDFVGQFTLPLNSLKQGYRHIHLLSKDGASLSPASLFVHIRIECS; encoded by the exons ATGGCCTCTCCAGGATGTCTCCTGCAGG GCCTGACGGAGGACGAGGACGTGCGCGCCATGCTGCGGGGCTCCCGGTTCTGCAAGATCCGCTCGCGGACTTGGCAGAAGGAGCGTCTGTACCGGCTGCAGGAGGACGGCATGAGCGTGTGGTTCCAGCGGCGCTTCCCGCACGCGCCATCGCGGCACATCT TCTTCGTGCAGCACATCGAGGCCGTCCGCGAGGGCCACCAGTCCGAGGGCCTGCGGCGCTTCGGCGGCGCCTTCGCGCCCGCGTGTTGTTTCACCATCGCCTTCCAGGGCCGCCGCAAGAACCTGGACCTGGCAGCACCCACCGCCGAGGAGGCGCAGCGCTGGGTGCGCGGCCTGGCCAAGCTGCGTGCCCGCATCGACGCCATGAACCAGCGCGAGCGGCTCGACCA CTGGATCCACTCCTACCTACACCGGGCGGACTCGGACCGGGACAGTAAGATGAGCTTCAAGGAGATCAAGAGCCTGCTGCGAATGGTCAATGTGGACATGAATGACATGTACGCCTACCGCCTCTTCAAG GAGTGTGACCACTCCAACAACGAGCGGCTGGAGGAGGCTGAGATTGAGGAGTTCCTGCGGCGGCTGCTGAAACGCCCGGAGTTGGAGGAGATCTTCCATCGGTACTCGGGCGAGGACCGCGTGCTGAGTGCCTCTGAGCTGCTGGAGTTCCTGGAAGACCAGGCTGAGGAGGGCGCCACACTGGCCCGTGCCCAGCAGCTCATCCAGACCTATGAACTCAATGAGACAG CCAAGCAGCACGAGCTGATGACGCTGGATGGCTTCATGATGTACCTGTTGTCCCCCGAGGGGGCCGCCCTGGACCCAACCCACACCTGTGTGTTCCAGGACATGGGCCAGCCCCTTGCCCACTACTTCATCTCCTCCTCCCACAACACCTATCTGACTGACTTGCAGATCAGGGGGCCCAGCAGCACTGAGGCCTACGTTAG GGCCTTTGCTCAGGGGTGCCGCTGTGTGGAGCTGGACTGCTGGGAGGGGCCGGGAGGGGAGCCTGTCATCTACCACGGCCACACGCTCACCTCCAAGATCCTCTTCCGAGATGTGGTCCAAGCCGTGCGTGACCACGCCTTCACG TTGTCCCCATACCCCGTCATCCTATCCCTCGAGAACCACTGCGGGCTGGAGCAGCAGGCTACCATGGCCCACCACCTCCGCACCATTCTAGGAGACATGCTGGTGACACAAGCGCTGGACTCCCAGACCCCGGAGAAGCTTCCATCCCCAGAG CAGCTGAAGGGCCGGGTCCTGGtgaaggggaagaaggacctgggGGAGGAcgagggggaagaggaggaggaagaagaagaggtggAGGCTGCCGAGAGGCCGCGG GCCAAGCAGATCTCCCCGGAGCTGTCGGCCCTGGCTGTGTACTGCTGTGCCACCCGCCTGCGGACCCTGCGCCCTACCCTGCCCCAGCCCTACCAGCTCAGCTCCCTCAGTGAGCGCAAGGCTAAGAAGCTCATCCGCGAGGCAG GGAACAGCTTCATCAGGCACAATGCTCGCCAGCTGACCCGCGTTTATCCGCTGGGGCTGCGGATGAACTCGGCCAACTACAGCCCCCAGGAGATGTGGAACGCGGGCTGTCAGCTGG TGGCTCTGAACTTCCAGACACCGGGCTACGAGATGGACCTCAATGCTGGGCGTTTCCTTGTAAACGGGCAGTGTGGCTACATCTTGAAACCTGCCTGCCTGCGGCAACCCGACACCACCTTTGACCCTCAGTGTCCTGGACCCCCTAGGACCAGTCTCACCATCCAG GTGCTGACTGCACAGCAGCTGCCCAAGCTGAATGCAGAGAAGCCAAATTCCATCGTGGACCCCCTGGTGCGTGTTGAGATCCATGGGGTGCCTGCAGACTGTGCACGGAAGGAGACTGGCTATGTGCTCAACAACG GCTTCAATCCCCACTGGGGACAGACCCTGCAGTTCCAGCTGAGGGCTCCGGAGCTGGTGCTGGTCCGGTTTGTGGTAGAAGATTATGACACCACCTCCCCCAATGACTTTGTAGGCCAGTTTACACTGCCTCTGAACAGCCTGAAACAAG GGTACCGCCACATCCATCTGCTCTCCAAGGATGGGGCCTCACTCTCACCAGCCTCACTCTTCGTCCACATCCGAATCGAGTGCTCCTGA